The Alphaproteobacteria bacterium genome includes the window GCTATCCCCTGGCCTACTTCCTGGCGCGGACGCAAAGCGTCTGGCGCGGCGTCCTGATGTTCCTGGTGATCGCACCGCTGATGACCGGCGTCATCGTGCGCACCTACGGCTGGATCGTGCTGCTGGGCAGGCAGGGCACGGTCAATCAGGTTCTGCAATGGACCGGCCTGGTGGATGCTCCGGTCAAGATCCTCGAGACCGAGTTGGCGGTGCTGGTGGCGCTGGTGCACATCCTCATGCCCTACATGGTGTTTCCCCTGTTCTCGTCGCTGGCCAGCCAGGACCCCAACGTCGAGAAAGCGGCCGCCACGCTGGGCGCCGGCAGACTGCGCACCTTCATCGAAGTGACGCTGCCCTTGAGCCGCTCGGGCATTCTGATGGGTTCGGCCCTGGTCTTCACGCTAACCGCCGGTGCCGTGGTGACGCCCGAGTTGTTGGGCGGCAAGGAAGTCCGCATGCTGGGCCAGATGATCTACGAGCTGGTGCTGACCATC containing:
- a CDS encoding ABC transporter permease → MEGSGRYAIAMFAPITVLYLIFLIAPISFFLAMSVFKYSPLELYVVTVTGDNFLRLLGDDYYRAIIFRTLKIAGLTALFSLLLGYPLAYFLARTQSVWRGVLMFLVIAPLMTGVIVRTYGWIVLLGRQGTVNQVLQWTGLVDAPVKILETELAVLVALVHILMPYMVFPLFSSLASQDPNVEKAAATLGAGRLRTFIEVTLPLSRSGILMGSALVFTLTAGAVVTPELLGGKEVRMLGQMIYELVLTILNWPFASAIASILVLCQFSIIFLYFRGGRNRAA